The Seriola aureovittata isolate HTS-2021-v1 ecotype China chromosome 3, ASM2101889v1, whole genome shotgun sequence genome includes a region encoding these proteins:
- the LOC130166238 gene encoding uncharacterized protein LOC130166238 isoform X2, translated as MSTAEDFHSQVASIMEVLANAAVAEICKVVDNGYSVVHLEMSRSRKENEFLRRKIKLLELQVARYRAERVKGAERSVSSRFPGVCLLNRQNKDSLAGPSVHGRTRFLNRGPGSQQCVQKSQPINLDQDPDQEVVTTTKTESTEREEERELMIIKVEGAVETTIMNHEATLDACIGTEGDANTETFLPAATKDEMEGQGHLKNLSIPQSQEEKTDQVQGDPPEKHRPPQTLLHCQENSESEDMEPPSWLADPETVIQPLIQLPKRNQRRQVKVVIHPVTKETTGASRVGTG; from the exons ATGTCGACCGCCGAGGACTTCCACTCTCAGGTCGCCTCCATCATGGAGGTGCTGGCTAACGCGGCTGTAGCAGAGATCTGTAAAGTTGTTGATAACGGATACTCGGTGGTTCATCTGGAAATGTCCCGGAGTCGGAAGGAGAACGAGTTCCTGCGGAGGAAGATCAAACTGCTTGAACTGCAGGTCGCCCGGTACCGAGCTGAGAGAGTGAAGGGAGCGGAGCGCTCCGTGAGCAGCCGCTTCCCCGGAGTTTGCCTCCTCAACCGGCAGAACAAGGACTCACTGGCCG GCCCCTCTGTGCATGGCAGGACCAGGTTTCTGAACCGAGGTCCAGGGTCTCAGCAGTGTGTTCAGAAGAGCCAGCCTATCAACCTGGACCAAGATCCTGACCAGGAGGTTGTCACCACCACCAAAACTGAG TCAACAGAGcgtgaggaggagagggagctaATGATCATCAAGGTGGAGGGAGCAGTGGAGACCACCATCATGAACCATGAGGCAACGCTAGATGCCTGCATCGGCACTGAGGGAGATGCCAACACAGAGACCTTCCTCCCTGCTGCCACGAAGGACGAAATGGAG GGCCAGGGACATCTGAAAAACCTGAGCATCCCTCAGAGCCAGGAGGAAAAGACTGATCAAGTCCAAG GTGACCCTCCAGAGAAACACAGACCCCCCCAGACCCTGCTGCACTGCCAGGAGAACAGTGAGTCTGAGGACATGGAGCCACCATCTTGGTTGGCGGACCCTGAAACGGTGATTCAGCCCCTGATCCAGCTGCCAAAAAGAAACCAGAGACGCCAGGTGAAAGTGGTAATCCACCCAGTCACAAAGGAAACAACTGGAGCGTCTCGGGTTGGCACGGGCTGA
- the LOC130166238 gene encoding zinc finger and BTB domain-containing protein 14-like isoform X1 produces MSTAEDFHSQVASIMEVLANAAVAEICKVVDNGYSVVHLEMSRSRKENEFLRRKIKLLELQVARYRAERVKGAERSVSSRFPGVCLLNRQNKDSLAGPSVHGRTRFLNRGPGSQQCVQKSQPINLDQDPDQEVVTTTKTESTEREEERELMIIKVEGAVETTIMNHEATLDACIGTEGDANTETFLPAATKDEMEVSGSDIVTFVVGSSADTDSSIDRTHSPKQDGRDVRAEDDQPDADVTACRDAVLTSYDDITDVGVEAALHSSKSPLSEVIVIDVGGPSDREREECEWLHVDQTNGEAGRDRHEQTTLPMIQCTRLESAGHRSTPPGTSGTTPSDAPGPALHLPAPPSTHSHHGFHRAFYHAVTMERRYGCTSCTKRFFLELDLQKHMARHTREKPYTCLLCGKSFVCQSQLDIHHNVHTGERPFSCSVCNRRFSHPSNLKRHQKIQH; encoded by the exons ATGTCGACCGCCGAGGACTTCCACTCTCAGGTCGCCTCCATCATGGAGGTGCTGGCTAACGCGGCTGTAGCAGAGATCTGTAAAGTTGTTGATAACGGATACTCGGTGGTTCATCTGGAAATGTCCCGGAGTCGGAAGGAGAACGAGTTCCTGCGGAGGAAGATCAAACTGCTTGAACTGCAGGTCGCCCGGTACCGAGCTGAGAGAGTGAAGGGAGCGGAGCGCTCCGTGAGCAGCCGCTTCCCCGGAGTTTGCCTCCTCAACCGGCAGAACAAGGACTCACTGGCCG GCCCCTCTGTGCATGGCAGGACCAGGTTTCTGAACCGAGGTCCAGGGTCTCAGCAGTGTGTTCAGAAGAGCCAGCCTATCAACCTGGACCAAGATCCTGACCAGGAGGTTGTCACCACCACCAAAACTGAG TCAACAGAGcgtgaggaggagagggagctaATGATCATCAAGGTGGAGGGAGCAGTGGAGACCACCATCATGAACCATGAGGCAACGCTAGATGCCTGCATCGGCACTGAGGGAGATGCCAACACAGAGACCTTCCTCCCTGCTGCCACGAAGGACGAAATGGAGGTCAGTGGATCTGACATCGTCACCTTTGTTGTCGGCAGCTCAGCCGACACTGACAGCAGCATTGACAGGACCCACAGCCCCAAGCAGGATGGACGTGATGTCAGAGCAGAGGACGACCAGCCAGACGCTGACGTGACAGCATGCAGGGACGCTGTGCTAACTTCCTATGATGATATAACAGACGTCGGGGTTGAGGCTGCGCTACACTCCTCCAAGTCCCCCCTGTCAGAGGTGATAGTCATTGATGTAGGGGGGCCGTCAGACAGGGAGCGAGAGGAGTGTGAGTGGTTACATGTAGACCAGACAAATGGAGAagcaggcagagacagacatgaaCAAACTACATTACCCATGATTCAGTGTACTCGTCTGGAATCAGCAGGCCACAGGTCTACTCCTCCAGGAACATCTGGAACGACCCCCAGTGATGCACCCGGCCCGGCCCTGCACCTCCCAgcacccccctccacccacagCCACCACGGCTTCCACCGTGCCTTCTACCATGCCGTCACCATGGAGCGTCGGTACGGCTGCACCAGCTGCACCAAGCGCTTCTTCCTGGAGTTGGACCTGCAGAAGCACATGGCCCGGCACACCAGGGAAAAGCCCTACACCTGCCTGCTGTGTGGCAAGAGCTTCGTGTGCCAGAGCCAGCTGGACATCCACCACAACGTCCACACCGGAGAGAGGCCCTTCAGCTGCTCTGTCTGCAACCGGCGCTTCTCCCACCCCAGCAACCTCAAGAGGCATCAGAAGATCCAGCACTGA